The Haematobia irritans isolate KBUSLIRL chromosome 1, ASM5000362v1, whole genome shotgun sequence DNA segment TGTTGTTATTATATTGTTTCACATGTGAATTTATGGTCATTATTTTACTCGAAAATCTTGGATggcaaacacaaaacaaaaatatacacttattttacatatgtatgtgtatgtgaaATTCATGCATATTAACGTACATATACTCGCACGTATAGTTGATCACTTGaagcacaaaaacaaaatccacaaaaatataaacaaatcgtCAAAGTGATGCGACGGCAACCGACGATGTACGAATCTGAGGCAATCCcgttaatttatattttctccGAAACGAACCGTACAATGCAAACGCCGGCAAGCAACTGAAACTTTTTCCTCCTGTGAAACGAACGACATCATTTAAGCTCCTCCAGACAAATGTTGCGTGTTGTGACCATGATGGTGCGACCATAATTCTCCGCTAGGGATGAGCAAATGAGTAAAGAATTTACCGTGACAGACCTCtcaaatatatgtacatatttccATTGTACATTAAAATGCAAAGAGTAACAATATTAAGCAAcaaatattgggaaaattttgaatgattttGTTTAGATAGACCAacttaataatatcaaattatttatgaatgtaatttagttcaaattaattttgtttaattagaATCAGttctttttaatttactatattttaattgaattgagttcaaataatttaaatagtaTCATACACAAACTAATTTGTTAATAGACACAacagaaaagtctgctgaaaaagggaaagcagTCAATGTTTGCTGCAGTAGCAAATATTGAATGTCGTTTTTTTAAGCTCGgttacacaaaaaaagttttagttCGACTAAAACAAACCTACCATATATTATTAATATGCATTGTGTTtgctcaaaaatttgaatatttgttgAAGGTATTACAGcacacaaaatgtttgcataaCGCACTTTGAAGCTTTTAAGGAATTAGTGTTCAGGAAtgaacaaaaactatttttggttcTTTAATGAGTTTTGGGtgacattttaaaataaaatattacaatttcACGTTCGTCAGACAGTAGCAACGTAGTATAAGAGTAGCAACGATTCCTTTTTAGTAGacattttctatgagtgtatcccgtcccgaaatcgcgagaaaaataatccaaatttgttaattttttggtttttaggattattattaataaatttttttattaatttctagtaatatatatatttttttattattattattggccCAGTTTGGTTTATTATATTGtcgtaataaattgaaattgatgtCTTCATTCAGTATAAACAACTCTTAATTTGCACGTATGTAATAATACGAGGGAAACATTTGTTAAGAACCAAGAGCCATGTATCTAAAAGGAATTTTTTGATAaacacagtaaaaaatctaggaAAACATTAATCTTTAAATGTCAATTTAAAAGAACAAAGTTTCTGTTTGCTAAAATAGCAAGTGCTGTCTGCTATTTTAAGCCCGGTTTCCCTAAAATAGGTCTTAATTTGGCTTATCTGAACAAAATTGACCATTGCAATACATTTGCTcaaaaaattagatttaataatttttaaaattattagggGGCTGGAATATACAAATCTGTTTTGTTTCTACTTCTGCAGAAGATCtgttattaaataatttaatacagTCGTATATGTGGTTTTCTAATTTTTGGAAATCAGGCAATTGATTTTGAGTAGATATCAGataaaacttttgttttgtttattaccAACTATACGAGTAtgtacttatatatatatatatatatatatatatatatatatatatatatatatatatatatatatatatatatatatatatatatatatatatatatatatatatatatatatatatatatatatatatatatatatatatatatatatatatatatatatatatatatatatatatatatatatatatatatatatatatatatatatatatatatatatatacaataattcatTATAGTGCATATGATTTATACATTTGTCATACGCAACCGTGCACTACAGAACATACCATTATACGTGGTAGCGTATGATAAATATTACAGGCGTAAATCATACGTTCTTATAATAAGGGATTAATGAATTGAACATATATACTTATAGTTGTTTACCCTAAAGGTTGGTACTAAGATCGAGGTTGAGATATGTTGGATTTTCCAGTAAATCTCAAAAATAAAAGGACAAGTAAAATCTCAACACTTGGATGGAAAACTTCCCACGCTTTGATTGcgaattgtttaaaaaaagatAATGTGGAAACAAATTCTGGTTATCGACCCATTTGTGCCGCTAAAATCacaattaacggccattttcatgtagctccgttaggctttaactggcagttaacagaaagaaaaatggaaatatcttttcaccggttaactttaacagaaacattttcagcagttaggtttctaactggcatatggaatatatacgcacgatgacagatatgtagatatcacggtttaaaagttcgttagctaacatagcactaacggagcttcatgaaaatgggggtaaatcagTAAAAGAATGCAATTATGCAAATTTTAGTATAGCTTCATCCAAAGtaacaatttgaaaataaaaaaacaaatgaaatgaatggaGACGGGCAAACACATTTACatattaaggtaagtactatgttcgcttttcgcattGAAAtgttcgtggttactttattaaaacagttcaatataaagcagacaaattaactcaattgatgcgtagtttcttgttccACTAGTTTtcgacaagactttacaggaataagtttgttttcatttataattttgattatttaaggaaaagtaatcgcgaaaataaagtggttttcaactcgaaaaccgaacatagtacctacccttaAGTTTAAATGCATTTTGAAATAACTAACGGTTTCTGAGCACAGGCACATATATGTGGCAACTCAATGCTGACTTATGTGTTGCCGTATTAAATGACAAACAGCTGTTCACTTTCACAATTTGTCTGGCTTTTGACACATAAACAATAGAATTCTCTTCAATTTTGTCAGCAACACAAAAACACTCcacaaaattcattaaaataaaaaaactcccTCGCCATAATGGAAGCAACCATTAGGACTGTTTACGTTACCGTAGGAAGTACAAAATTCGATAGCCTCCTTCAAAAAATTACAAGTGATGAAATactaaaaattctcaaaaagaaAGGATGTAAAAAGCTTATCTTGCAAATAGGAAAGGGACAACGAATTGATGAAACTAAAATAGCCTATGAATATGACATACAAGTTGAACAATACGACTTTAAAATCGAGCCAAAACGTATGGACATTATAAATTCGGATCTAATTGTGGGCCATGCTGGGGCTGGTACATGTTTGGATATATTGACGGCTCGTAAACTAGGAATTCTAGTTATCAACAATCAACTCATGAATAATCATCAACAAGAACTGGCTTTACACATGAAGAAGGAAGGCTATTTACAGTGTTGTACCGTTGAAGAATTGAAAACAGCTTTGGAGAACACAAACACAGAAAAACGGAATATGTACGAGCCTGGAAAGAATATGAATAAATTTGTAGAATTTATGGACGATCTGTTAGCGaattaaatgcatttttaattaattatttaatttttttttaataaactctatgtattataaataaaacCTTTAGCAATTTTGAAGTTCTTTTTAACAGGAAATACGTCCATCGTGtacataattcaatttttaccaTGACATATACGAAAATTCCACTGAATAGGGAGAGTAAACCACTTATTGTtaaattgattcacattcacctgtTAGTGGATATACCATACAGCATTTCCAccgcaaatgaaaccttttacgAATCAAGCGAGacctttttcattttaaatgaaatcattttcaaatcttttgtaatttttaataaaattttgatccagAAGAAGAATTTTAGAATTCGATTTTTTGCGCGTGTTTATATGATATGTGATATCAGTTTCTGCCAAATGGTcacaatttcgtaaaaataaaattaccaaaCTCTTATTTTACAAGTGAAGTCAAACaaattcgttttatttttaaattatcatTTTCTCAAACTCTAATAATGTGTTTCGCCTTAAAGTATTCAGACACTTTTCTGATTCGTAGTGTTGCTGGTACATGATTGCTAAtgggatttatttttttttatatctttctTTTCATTACATATGGCTGAGGAGCCAATCATGATTAAATTATTAGATTatacttttagtttattttatataatttctaGTTGTATGTAAATTTATTACATTCACTTCTATTCAGATTATTAAAACTTTGTAATACAAATGTATTTGGCCATGAAGGCTTAGTATTACTGAATAAAAactgataaataaaataactaaaaattaaatgttaaaaaatacatTGTTACAATAACCGATTGTGGTTAttgattggaaaaattttcttataatgaTATTAGACAACTATTagtgattttaatttaattaataatcgtaataaatatatgaataacatttacgtatattcaattaaaaatagtttttgtattTAAGAAAGCGTGTCattcctaaaataaaattaggatatgAAATAATTTTAGAAGTGGTTGAATGTATGTACATACAAATAAGTAAGAGAGTAACACATAATtcttcaacgaaattttaaacaaaaaccaatATTTTTGCTTTTAGATATATAGCAATTGTCGCTGGCTGCAACGCGAGTTTCTCCTAGGAGGGAAGCGAATTTAACTTGCACCTCTGTACCCGAAATAATAACACAGGCATATACTTTATAATTGTACAATAATGCAATTTGgtgtttatttctaaaaaaaaataattaactaaaaaccacaaaaaaaaatctaacgccGTACTCACCGCAGTCTTTATCCTTCACGAACTAAAATCTTTATCATAGAGCCACTgcatttaaagaaaacttcaaataaaaaactaCCGGTTTAATTCCATTAGAAACCATTTTTCTTAACGAAAATAATGCAGTAGAATGAAGGGATAAATAACTTGCAGTGATAATAacaaaagagaaaacaaaataaatagatCCCTGACACTCAAATTAAACCAACAATTTTGTACATACATTCATACAAACACACAAATAACAGAAAAACaagtcaaaattattttatgtttggtatgtatgtatgtgcataTAAAgtataatgtaaaaataaaaagcaaCCAATTATAAGCCTCAGCGACAATTTATTCAATAATTTTGTGTGTTAATTATAGATTCATTCATAcactcatataaaaatatctgcTAAAAAACCAGCAGTAGACAGTATACTGTTTGTATTGTGTTACCGTAGACCCCAATTTAACTTTCTTGTGAGTCTCAGCCAaattaaaacatgttttattgtaatcgagcttaaaaaatagcagacaatgtttgctatttcaacaaacagtgactgctttacgttttttagcagactttccgtgtctactaacaaatttctttgggtgtaagaaAGAATTCGTATGATTtcaagtttcatttgaaatgaaaaaggtttcatttggtttgaaaaagatttcatttgatttgaaaatgctATATGTTTCAAATATCAAGAATCTGTTGAAGGCAAGACATTTCGAAATGAGCATCCTTGTATTTATTGGTACTAATGTAGAAAATCTGGAAACCCGCTCCTTGTTTTCTTCTTCCATCTAAACGTTAGTGTAAATAATTATTGGCCTGAGTTCGTTTAGTATAAaatttgtatgagctatccagaacattgTCGCACTGCTGTTCTTCAGACCATACCATCAGTAAAAATCTCCCTGATTTTGCaagattgaatttttatttgcaaaGTTGTAATACCGGGATTCGGTATACGCGTATGTACGTTTACTCAGTCAATCGTGAGAACATCCACCGGTACAGAAGGGCAAACGATTCCGTGAACTTGATCCGCAGAAGGCGAAGATTGCCCTTTAAGAAAATAATAACTACCTTTTACAGAAAAGTTATAATACTTCTGTAAAATTTTGGTGAGTTTTTTGGCATTCAAATAATGCCCTTCCTTTTCCTTTAATTCCAATCAATATCCAATCCCTCCAAATAAACAACAAGGCGAAAGTGTTTTAAATGGAATTTCTTAGATTCCAAGGCTACAataactttatttaatttttttctaatattattaAAGCATTCTGAAGCAACATTGACTATActgtttaaatatatgtatttatgttTATACGTGCAATGTCATGAAACAATTTCTATgtattatgtatatatattttttatattaataaatgtaattgttttaattaaataatctttttttaatattgtgattttttgggatatagttttggatttttgtttatatttcaaaatgaaaaatgttaacatattTTTGATATCTTGTAAGTAATATTAGTTTATAGACGTAATATTTAATagactattatattttattttcttacttaaatatatatatatttatttcatctATAAATGTTGTATGTACCCTTAATAATCTCATGCTATgcgatttatcattttttatagtttGGTTGTTAATGATTTGTCTTTAGAATaagtttgtattcttattttgtttttatgcaaACAATACAGGAAATATcagaatgtatgatggagatatAATGTGATTTATTTAAGAACAAcgataatatatttttagataAATACTATAGAACTACAT contains these protein-coding regions:
- the Alg13 gene encoding alg13 UDP-N-acetylglucosaminyltransferase subunit, with the protein product MEATIRTVYVTVGSTKFDSLLQKITSDEILKILKKKGCKKLILQIGKGQRIDETKIAYEYDIQVEQYDFKIEPKRMDIINSDLIVGHAGAGTCLDILTARKLGILVINNQLMNNHQQELALHMKKEGYLQCCTVEELKTALENTNTEKRNMYEPGKNMNKFVEFMDDLLAN